From a region of the Flavobacterium branchiarum genome:
- a CDS encoding BtrH N-terminal domain-containing protein yields the protein MQTTFTHHQSAHCENGVASNLLKNNGLNLSEPMVFGIGSGLFFVYLPFIKVNYAPAISYRTLPGQIFRRVANRLHLKIKRQKFSSVSKANQALDENLKNNIPTGLQVGVYNLSYFPDEYRFHFNAHNLVVYGKTDTDYLISDPVMETVTTLTHDELDKVRFAKGAFAPKGQMYYPIHIPDNIDLKNAIIKGIKNTCRDMLAPMPIIGVKGIRLVSGKIRKWPLQHGTKKANHYLAQIVRMQEEIGTGGGGFRFIYAAFLQEAAVVLNNEELKVLSKEMTKIGDSWRDFAVEASRIYKNRSAKNDAYNTIADQLLDIANREEVFFKKLKKAIS from the coding sequence ATGCAAACCACTTTTACACATCATCAATCGGCACATTGCGAAAATGGAGTAGCTTCAAATTTGCTGAAAAATAATGGTTTAAACTTAAGTGAACCTATGGTTTTTGGCATTGGTTCAGGACTCTTTTTCGTATACTTACCTTTTATAAAAGTTAATTATGCTCCTGCGATAAGCTATAGAACATTACCTGGTCAAATTTTTAGAAGAGTTGCTAATAGGTTGCATTTAAAAATAAAAAGACAAAAATTTTCATCAGTTTCTAAAGCAAACCAAGCTTTAGATGAAAATCTAAAAAATAATATCCCAACAGGATTACAAGTTGGCGTTTATAATTTAAGTTATTTTCCCGACGAATATCGCTTTCATTTCAATGCTCACAACTTAGTGGTTTACGGAAAAACCGATACCGATTATCTTATAAGTGACCCAGTAATGGAAACCGTTACAACACTTACCCATGATGAATTAGACAAGGTTCGTTTTGCTAAAGGTGCTTTTGCTCCAAAAGGACAAATGTATTATCCTATTCATATTCCAGATAATATTGATTTAAAAAATGCAATCATCAAAGGAATAAAAAACACTTGCCGAGACATGCTTGCTCCTATGCCAATTATTGGTGTTAAAGGAATCAGATTAGTTTCAGGTAAGATCCGAAAATGGCCACTTCAACACGGAACCAAAAAAGCCAATCATTACTTAGCACAAATAGTTCGTATGCAAGAGGAAATTGGAACTGGTGGTGGAGGATTTCGTTTTATATATGCTGCTTTTTTACAGGAAGCTGCTGTTGTGTTAAATAATGAAGAGTTGAAAGTCTTATCGAAAGAAATGACAAAAATTGGAGATTCATGGCGTGATTTCGCTGTAGAAGCTTCACGAATATACAAAAACCGAAGCGCCAAAAATGATGCTTATAATACTATTGCTGACCAACTTTTGGACATTGCAAATAGAGAAGAAGTATTTTTTAAGAAACTAAAAAAAGCCATTAGCTAA
- a CDS encoding ABC transporter ATP-binding protein, whose translation MYSLNDLTLTINEGQIFGLLGPNGAGKTTLISMLCGLVKPTSGSFTINGMAYANNATKIKQFIGVVPQEYALYPTLTARENLHYFGSMYGLKGQNLKDKVIETLDLLGLLKFADKRIETFSGGMKRRINLIAGILHNPKIIFLDEPTVGVDVQSKNAIIDYLKHLNKNGTTIIYTSHHLSEAQDFCTDIAILDQGKIYAQGTPSGLISNTQNAQNLEDVFISLTGKELRDDI comes from the coding sequence ATGTATTCTTTGAACGACTTAACGCTTACCATAAACGAAGGTCAAATTTTTGGTTTATTAGGTCCAAATGGAGCTGGAAAAACAACATTAATTTCGATGCTTTGTGGTTTGGTTAAACCTACTTCAGGCTCTTTTACAATTAATGGCATGGCGTATGCAAATAATGCTACCAAAATAAAACAATTCATAGGTGTTGTTCCTCAAGAATATGCCCTATATCCTACCCTAACAGCAAGAGAGAATTTACATTATTTCGGTAGCATGTATGGCCTAAAAGGACAGAATTTAAAAGACAAAGTAATCGAAACTTTGGATCTTTTGGGGTTACTTAAATTTGCAGACAAACGCATCGAAACCTTTTCTGGAGGAATGAAAAGAAGAATTAATTTAATTGCTGGAATATTACACAATCCTAAAATTATATTTCTAGATGAACCAACAGTTGGTGTTGATGTACAATCAAAAAATGCTATTATTGATTATCTAAAACACTTAAACAAAAACGGAACAACAATTATTTATACTTCACATCATTTATCTGAAGCACAAGATTTTTGTACAGATATTGCTATTCTTGACCAAGGTAAAATCTATGCTCAAGGCACTCCTTCTGGATTAATTTCAAATACACAAAACGCACAAAATCTTGAAGACGTTTTTATTTCATTAACTGGTAAAGAACTAAGAGATGATATATAA